One Narcine bancroftii isolate sNarBan1 chromosome 3, sNarBan1.hap1, whole genome shotgun sequence DNA window includes the following coding sequences:
- the LOC138758924 gene encoding immunoglobulin lambda-1 light chain-like: MRTLCFLWSLALWLGSGDSQTLAQPLSRVSVNAGSSATLECNIGTMQLANGNSAATVYRLLINQVEVKDAAVYHCGKWVQEPRTVWVFGPGTKLLVPAENLPEPSVKLLGPSSEEISAQGAGTLVCLVSKLSLGFPAVSWTVDGSPARTGVETSPAMRNKDNTFSLSSYLKVPGTDWSRGKVYSCTVQQGAASATSATVAQSSC; the protein is encoded by the exons ATGCGGACGCTGTGTTTTCTCTGGTCTCTGGCGCTGTGGCTGGGCT CTGGAGACTCGCAGACTCTGGCTCAACCTCTGTCTCGCGTGTCCGTGAATGCGGGATCCAGCGCCACGCTGGAATGTAACATCGGGACGATGCAGTTGGCGAATGGCAACAGCGCGGCCACCGTTTACCGGTTGCTCATCAACCAGGTGGAGGTGAAGGACGCCGCCGTCTATCACTGCGGGAAGTGGGTTCA GGAACCTCGCACCGTGTGGGTGTTCGGCCCAGGGACCAAGCTCCTCGTTCCAG CGGAGAATCTCCCCGAaccttcagtgaaactgctcggGCCGTCATCCGAGGAGATCTCCGCTCAAGGAGCGGGCACCTTGGTTTGCCTGGTCAGTAAACTGTCGCTGGGCTTCCCCGCCGTCAGCTGGACCGTGGACGGGAGTCCGGCGAGGACGGGGGTGGAAACCAGCCCGGCGATGCGAAACAAGGACAACACCTTCAGTCTCAGCAGCTACCTGAAGGTGCCCGGCACAGACTGGAGCAGAGGCAAGGTGTACTCCTGCACGGTTCAACAAGGAGCTGCCTCGGCAACGTCCGCTACAGTCGCACAATCCAGCTGCTGA